In Picosynechococcus sp. PCC 7002, the following are encoded in one genomic region:
- a CDS encoding DUF1822 family protein translates to MFTQSEFRLLIPEEITLSELDYALVQTWPAGNLPEADQWQAYLNGLGLVAFENWLGDRLPEKRRQRDLTYLSQVAYVTIGDFKVCLLAQSDYLDEQVLWPQEYLEQPELAAHFYGIVEVDEEAETVILRGISRGDRLQTAPKRDGHYCLSLDHFDAELNHFLADCRYLSPAAIPLPVNVFAELKAQVTETATKLGNWFNNVLDQGWQALDQLMLPEAQLAFATRNLSEDIQAGKLLDLGLSLGNEQVVLLVTLAPTDEDDKVRIQARLLPFEAEYLPANLSISLKSKSGKVLQTITSRQQDSYIQLKPFKGVPGKVFQVEVSGDGCTVNETFEI, encoded by the coding sequence ATGTTCACCCAATCTGAATTCCGCCTACTGATCCCCGAAGAAATTACCCTCAGCGAGCTTGACTATGCCCTCGTCCAAACCTGGCCTGCTGGAAATTTGCCAGAAGCTGACCAGTGGCAAGCCTATCTAAACGGGCTGGGGTTAGTGGCCTTTGAAAATTGGCTTGGCGATCGCCTCCCAGAAAAACGTCGCCAGCGGGATCTCACTTATCTGTCCCAAGTGGCCTATGTGACCATAGGGGATTTTAAAGTTTGTCTCCTGGCTCAAAGCGATTACCTCGACGAACAGGTACTCTGGCCCCAGGAATATCTTGAACAACCGGAACTCGCCGCCCATTTCTACGGCATTGTCGAAGTAGATGAAGAAGCAGAAACCGTCATTTTACGAGGAATTAGTCGGGGCGATCGCCTCCAAACTGCCCCCAAACGGGATGGCCATTATTGCCTCAGCCTCGATCACTTTGATGCCGAACTGAACCATTTCCTCGCCGACTGCCGTTACCTTTCCCCGGCCGCTATTCCCCTCCCTGTGAATGTCTTCGCGGAACTGAAAGCCCAAGTCACCGAAACCGCTACCAAACTCGGCAACTGGTTTAATAATGTCCTCGACCAAGGTTGGCAGGCCCTCGATCAGTTGATGCTGCCTGAAGCCCAGCTCGCCTTTGCCACCCGTAACCTCAGCGAAGATATCCAAGCCGGAAAGCTTCTCGATCTTGGTTTGAGCCTGGGCAATGAACAGGTGGTTCTCCTCGTCACCCTTGCCCCCACCGACGAAGACGATAAAGTTCGCATCCAGGCGCGACTCCTCCCCTTTGAGGCAGAGTATCTCCCGGCAAATCTCAGTATTTCCCTCAAGTCAAAATCCGGCAAGGTGCTGCAAACGATCACCAGTCGCCAACAGGACAGCTACATTCAACTCAAACCCTTCAAG